Proteins found in one Terribacillus sp. DMT04 genomic segment:
- a CDS encoding DsbA family oxidoreductase → MKIEVWSDYVCPFCYIGKQKLELALEKFEHRDQVEVVFKAFELDPNAGVYNGKSIHEALAEKYGMTIEQAKMNNEQIGQHAAEVGLTFNFEEMKPTNTLQAHRLAKFAETLGKEKEITDNLLYAYFTESKNLSEKETLLAIAEASGLDRDAAAKVLDNESLHLDEVRTDERLAQQYGITGVPFFIFNDKYTISGAQPMETFVGAINQVWKEEHEQPKFQNFGSADTGVCKDDNCSI, encoded by the coding sequence ATGAAAATAGAAGTATGGTCAGATTATGTCTGTCCTTTTTGTTATATAGGGAAACAAAAGCTGGAGCTTGCGCTGGAGAAATTCGAGCACAGAGATCAAGTGGAAGTAGTATTCAAAGCCTTTGAGCTGGACCCGAATGCTGGTGTCTACAATGGAAAGAGCATTCATGAGGCGCTTGCAGAGAAATACGGTATGACAATTGAACAGGCCAAAATGAATAATGAACAAATTGGGCAGCATGCTGCCGAAGTTGGCCTTACATTTAATTTTGAGGAAATGAAGCCGACAAATACACTTCAAGCCCATCGCTTGGCCAAGTTTGCTGAAACGCTAGGGAAAGAGAAAGAGATTACGGATAACTTGCTTTATGCGTATTTTACAGAATCGAAGAACCTTAGTGAGAAAGAAACACTTCTTGCTATCGCCGAAGCTTCTGGATTAGACCGAGACGCTGCTGCTAAGGTGCTTGACAATGAGTCGCTTCACTTAGATGAAGTACGAACTGATGAAAGACTGGCGCAGCAGTATGGAATAACTGGTGTTCCTTTCTTTATCTTTAATGACAAATATACGATCTCTGGTGCACAGCCGATGGAGACATTTGTCGGGGCAATTAATCAAGTATGGAAAGAAGAGCACGAACAGCCGAAGTTTCAAAACTTTGGATCCGCTGATACTGGCGTATGCAAAGATGATAACTGCTCTATCTAA
- a CDS encoding polysaccharide pyruvyl transferase family protein, which yields MTIQAIDTNKLAKGIGPNVSTEAFTNDKRKVFLFGSPSYTNIGDQAIAYSIEQFITSRFPYYEYIEIMDYATDEGIETVKKIIQEDDIVMFTGGGNLGSLYLDIEEDRRKVFAAFKDYKSISMPQSVFFEDNEHGEQEKKKTQDAYHQNKNLTIAARENQTLDIVRQTFDSKVIYTPDMVMSLDYVPRQKEREGVMFFLRADKEKVMEEEFVAELMEWTKKYGSVDRADTVLDENIVPTIDYADREKHFLEMLDLISSKKLIVTDRLHAMIFSILTKTPCLVFGNSYGKAKHSYQDWLDSIRFVEYTDSEDVELLEQLAEKLMQEEPNEVDLRKDYQPLVDFFRS from the coding sequence ATGACAATACAAGCAATAGATACAAATAAATTAGCAAAAGGTATCGGTCCGAACGTTTCTACAGAGGCATTCACAAATGATAAGCGCAAGGTATTCTTATTCGGTTCACCAAGCTACACAAATATAGGTGACCAAGCAATTGCATACAGCATTGAACAGTTCATCACAAGCCGTTTCCCATATTACGAATACATCGAGATCATGGACTATGCGACAGATGAAGGAATTGAAACTGTTAAAAAGATTATTCAAGAAGATGATATTGTAATGTTTACTGGCGGAGGCAACCTTGGCAGTCTGTATTTAGATATAGAAGAAGATCGCCGCAAAGTATTCGCTGCTTTCAAGGATTACAAGTCTATTTCCATGCCGCAGTCTGTATTCTTTGAGGATAACGAGCATGGCGAGCAGGAGAAGAAGAAAACGCAGGATGCGTATCATCAGAATAAGAATCTGACAATCGCTGCCAGAGAGAATCAAACGCTTGATATTGTGAGACAGACATTTGATTCAAAAGTAATTTATACACCGGATATGGTTATGTCACTCGATTATGTACCTCGCCAAAAAGAACGCGAAGGTGTCATGTTTTTCCTTCGCGCAGATAAAGAAAAGGTGATGGAAGAAGAATTTGTTGCTGAGTTAATGGAGTGGACGAAGAAGTACGGCTCTGTAGATCGCGCAGATACCGTTCTGGATGAGAATATCGTGCCAACAATTGATTACGCAGATCGTGAGAAGCATTTCCTTGAGATGCTGGATCTTATTAGCTCTAAGAAGTTAATTGTTACAGATCGCCTGCACGCCATGATTTTCTCTATTCTCACAAAAACCCCTTGCTTGGTCTTCGGCAACAGCTATGGAAAAGCAAAGCACTCTTATCAAGACTGGCTTGATTCCATTCGCTTCGTTGAATATACAGATTCTGAGGATGTCGAGCTGCTAGAACAGTTAGCTGAGAAATTAATGCAGGAAGAACCAAATGAAGTAGATTTGCGCAAAGACTATCAGCCATTAGTTGATTTCTTCCGTAGCTGA
- a CDS encoding DUF421 domain-containing protein: MPGFIHDNIIVLVRIVTIVPLMLFITLYMGKRAIGEMPVFDFLIVVILGAVVGADIADPAIHHLPTAVAIVAIGLFQKAIGKWKISNRTVGRLLTFNPTVVIKDGVFIYENMKKIQYSIDNVLFMLRQKDVFAISDVQLAIVEPNGTISVLKASNEKQRNPVMSYSAIVEGNIEREVLAYLQLDETWLRAQLADRGIIGLNQVFYASISSDLKIHVSLKENNMQSPPLKH, from the coding sequence ATGCCAGGTTTTATACACGATAATATCATTGTCCTCGTCCGGATAGTCACCATCGTTCCACTTATGCTTTTCATAACATTATACATGGGTAAACGCGCAATTGGAGAAATGCCTGTATTTGATTTTTTGATTGTTGTTATATTGGGTGCCGTTGTCGGCGCAGATATTGCTGATCCTGCGATACATCATCTGCCTACAGCAGTAGCTATTGTGGCCATTGGCTTATTCCAAAAAGCTATCGGCAAGTGGAAAATCTCCAATCGGACAGTTGGACGACTGCTCACCTTTAATCCAACAGTTGTAATAAAAGATGGCGTTTTTATTTATGAAAATATGAAAAAGATCCAATACTCTATTGATAACGTTTTATTCATGCTTCGCCAAAAAGATGTCTTTGCTATCAGCGACGTGCAGCTCGCCATTGTTGAGCCGAATGGGACAATCAGTGTGCTAAAAGCCTCCAACGAGAAACAGCGCAACCCAGTCATGTCGTATTCTGCCATTGTAGAGGGTAATATTGAACGAGAAGTCCTTGCTTATCTTCAATTGGATGAGACGTGGCTTCGAGCACAGCTGGCAGACAGAGGAATCATCGGGTTGAATCAAGTCTTTTATGCTTCCATCTCTTCTGACTTGAAAATTCATGTCAGTCTGAAAGAGAACAACATGCAATCCCCACCATTAAAGCATTAA
- a CDS encoding AraC family transcriptional regulator: MKSTSFLSMLTPPLPYFLEGNLTIFRKGQRHPARKQLGFFDVLVVKEGALYIGEETERWPIGAGEALILEPAKFHYPTAACEEDTAFYWLHMQTPATWQEQEMCEPIPTDQHISSLHYHTSNTTIHLPKHQHLSHPEELYLTIERLLQSTIQARSFGFWETQQLFMQVLQHLSYSPMPQQASLQLAERVEMYIKQHYMKHITNATLASHFHVHENYLARCMKQAFHCTPLTYLAAYRLHQARLLLLKTDWPLQKIAEEVGFSRQGYFSTCFKQVYGIAPSDYRRNMLRR, from the coding sequence ATGAAAAGTACTTCCTTCTTATCCATGCTAACACCTCCCCTTCCTTATTTCTTAGAAGGAAACCTGACTATTTTCCGCAAAGGCCAGCGGCATCCTGCCCGGAAACAGCTCGGTTTCTTTGATGTGTTAGTCGTAAAAGAAGGTGCGCTATACATTGGAGAAGAGACAGAGCGCTGGCCGATAGGTGCCGGAGAAGCTCTCATCCTGGAGCCAGCCAAGTTTCATTACCCTACTGCTGCATGTGAAGAAGATACCGCGTTTTATTGGCTGCATATGCAAACACCCGCCACATGGCAAGAACAAGAAATGTGCGAACCAATCCCAACTGACCAGCATATTTCATCTCTTCATTACCACACGAGCAATACGACCATTCATTTACCAAAACACCAACACTTATCTCATCCAGAAGAACTGTATCTAACAATTGAGCGCTTGTTACAATCAACGATTCAAGCGCGATCCTTTGGCTTTTGGGAAACACAGCAGCTGTTTATGCAAGTATTGCAGCATCTCTCCTACTCACCAATGCCACAACAGGCTTCCTTGCAGCTGGCGGAACGGGTTGAAATGTATATAAAACAACACTACATGAAGCATATCACCAATGCGACGCTCGCTTCACACTTCCATGTACATGAGAACTATTTAGCACGATGCATGAAGCAAGCATTTCATTGCACACCGCTCACTTACTTAGCAGCTTACCGATTGCATCAAGCACGCTTGCTTCTGCTGAAGACAGATTGGCCGCTACAGAAGATTGCTGAGGAAGTTGGATTCTCAAGACAGGGGTATTTCTCAACTTGCTTTAAACAAGTGTACGGTATAGCACCGAGTGATTATCGAAGGAACATGCTGCGAAGGTAA
- a CDS encoding EamA family transporter gives MVTRLAPLFVLLAAMLWGTTGTAQTFAPAAAHPIAVGSVRLAIGGICLLVVLLIFGQFHRKGWPVRLTLLAAFSMACYQPLFFSAVQQTGVAVGTVIGIGSAPIFSGLLEAVFLNKRPAIVWWAATLLSICGCLLLFLTGESVTIQPVGIVLALGAGLAFAGYTLLSSKIVQNKSSLEATAVIFILGAVLLVPFLFLFNMNWILQPSGIAVSLHLGLITTAIAYFLFSSGLKKVPASSAVTLSLAEPLTAAVLGVVLVGEELAILSWAGIALLLVGIILIAFSSRKSEI, from the coding sequence ATGGTCACTAGACTGGCTCCATTATTTGTTTTACTTGCTGCGATGCTGTGGGGAACAACCGGAACAGCTCAAACTTTTGCACCAGCTGCTGCCCATCCAATTGCAGTTGGTAGCGTGAGGTTGGCGATAGGTGGTATTTGTTTGCTCGTGGTTTTGCTGATCTTTGGACAGTTTCATCGAAAAGGTTGGCCAGTCCGGCTGACGCTGCTGGCTGCTTTTAGCATGGCGTGTTATCAGCCGCTGTTCTTTTCGGCGGTGCAGCAGACAGGTGTAGCAGTAGGTACAGTGATTGGTATTGGCAGCGCGCCGATTTTTTCTGGACTCTTAGAAGCAGTATTCTTAAACAAACGGCCTGCGATAGTATGGTGGGCAGCTACATTATTATCCATCTGTGGTTGTTTACTGCTGTTTTTGACGGGTGAATCTGTAACGATACAACCAGTTGGAATCGTGCTGGCCTTGGGAGCGGGATTAGCATTTGCGGGCTATACCCTGCTAAGCAGCAAGATTGTTCAAAACAAAAGCTCGCTTGAAGCAACTGCTGTTATCTTTATCCTTGGAGCAGTTTTACTCGTTCCGTTTCTTTTCCTTTTTAATATGAATTGGATCCTGCAACCTAGCGGGATAGCGGTGAGTTTGCATTTAGGACTGATTACGACTGCAATTGCGTACTTCTTGTTTTCGAGCGGACTCAAGAAGGTGCCAGCATCTTCTGCTGTTACTCTGTCATTGGCAGAACCGCTTACCGCTGCAGTGCTAGGTGTGGTGCTAGTTGGCGAGGAATTAGCTATTCTTTCTTGGGCAGGGATTGCGCTTCTTTTAGTCGGCATTATCTTAATTGCTTTTTCATCCCGAAAGAGCGAGATTTAA
- the nhaC gene encoding Na+/H+ antiporter NhaC: METDIRKPSFLYAMMMILSVVAVVSVGILAFDAPIQILMFMSMLVIIPYMLKLGFTYKQIEKSMTKAMGRALMPGVILLTVGVLIGAWIASGTVPTLIYYGVQAITPQFFLVTTLLFCSLVSVSTGTSWGTVGTAGVAMMGVGTALGIPVGLTGGAIVSGAFFGDKMSPLSDTTNLAPAVTGGDLFKHIKHLLWTTVPSYLITAGIFLFIGLRYNGAGADSASVNQLTAYLADNFNLGILPLLPIIVLITLLVMKKPAIPSIFVGAAVGGLIAVFYQGFGFAETLTTFYSGYAVESGIPIVDTLLMRGGLTSMLELIALFLFALGLGGLLADAGVLEALIASFASKIKHTGVLTVVTLAVSYLTLILGGTVYFSTVMGGTLMRPIFERLNLEPENLSRILEDTGTLSSPLVPWTGGGIYTAGALGIATVTYLPFCFLAFITPLFTLLYGITGWTIKEKKAAGKKPKMKIAEA; the protein is encoded by the coding sequence TTGGAAACCGATATTAGAAAACCGTCGTTTCTGTACGCAATGATGATGATTTTATCTGTTGTGGCAGTGGTATCCGTAGGAATTTTAGCTTTTGATGCACCGATTCAAATACTGATGTTCATGAGCATGCTGGTCATCATCCCATATATGCTAAAACTTGGATTTACGTATAAGCAAATCGAAAAATCCATGACAAAGGCAATGGGAAGAGCATTGATGCCTGGTGTTATTCTTTTGACCGTCGGCGTTTTAATCGGTGCATGGATTGCCTCCGGAACAGTGCCAACATTAATCTATTATGGTGTGCAGGCAATAACACCGCAGTTCTTCTTAGTAACAACACTATTGTTCTGTTCGCTTGTCTCTGTCTCTACAGGTACTAGTTGGGGAACAGTAGGTACAGCGGGTGTTGCAATGATGGGTGTCGGTACGGCGCTTGGTATTCCGGTAGGATTGACAGGCGGTGCAATTGTCAGCGGAGCTTTCTTTGGGGATAAAATGTCTCCGTTATCAGATACTACAAATTTAGCACCTGCTGTGACAGGCGGGGATCTGTTCAAGCATATTAAGCATTTGCTATGGACAACAGTGCCATCTTATCTCATTACAGCTGGTATCTTCTTGTTTATCGGCTTGCGTTATAATGGAGCAGGAGCAGATTCGGCAAGTGTTAATCAGCTGACAGCTTATCTGGCTGATAACTTCAACTTAGGTATCTTGCCACTGCTTCCGATTATTGTGCTGATCACTTTGCTTGTCATGAAAAAGCCAGCTATTCCATCTATCTTTGTTGGTGCAGCAGTTGGCGGTTTAATCGCAGTCTTCTATCAAGGGTTTGGTTTTGCTGAGACACTTACAACGTTTTATAGTGGATATGCAGTAGAATCAGGCATTCCGATTGTCGATACGCTGCTAATGCGAGGCGGATTGACTAGTATGCTGGAATTGATTGCATTATTCTTATTCGCACTTGGATTAGGCGGTCTATTAGCGGATGCTGGTGTACTGGAAGCACTGATCGCATCATTTGCTTCTAAAATTAAACATACTGGCGTCCTCACAGTTGTGACACTAGCGGTTAGTTATTTGACGCTCATTTTGGGTGGTACCGTGTACTTCTCTACTGTTATGGGCGGAACATTAATGCGTCCGATATTTGAACGACTGAATTTGGAGCCAGAGAACTTGTCTCGTATTCTGGAAGATACCGGAACGCTTAGTTCACCATTAGTACCTTGGACCGGTGGAGGAATCTACACTGCGGGTGCACTTGGTATTGCAACGGTCACTTATTTGCCATTCTGTTTTCTCGCTTTCATTACGCCATTGTTTACCCTGCTGTATGGTATAACAGGTTGGACAATAAAAGAGAAGAAAGCTGCAGGAAAGAAACCGAAAATGAAAATTGCAGAAGCATAA
- a CDS encoding DUF3267 domain-containing protein has protein sequence MHRQEILFDMQKLQKHAALLTFGLMLAASFIYFMIHGMEIYITLTGCAVFFVLTGLGIVLHEFLHGIGFICFGKVKLKQVEYGVSWKQGIAYAHCKVPIRLRAYRIALLMPVILTGLLPLLLAYIIGSGMLLAVSVILTAGGIGDWLVFRSLMKYDASQQILDHPTKVGYFIYTNASEGKEETT, from the coding sequence ATGCACAGGCAAGAGATATTATTTGATATGCAAAAACTCCAGAAACACGCAGCACTTCTGACATTTGGATTGATGCTAGCAGCTAGTTTTATTTACTTCATGATTCATGGAATGGAGATTTACATAACCCTAACTGGATGTGCTGTGTTTTTTGTACTCACAGGTCTGGGAATTGTTCTGCATGAATTTTTACACGGTATCGGATTTATTTGTTTCGGAAAAGTAAAGCTAAAACAAGTTGAGTATGGTGTTAGTTGGAAACAAGGTATTGCTTATGCGCATTGCAAAGTACCGATTCGGTTAAGGGCATATCGTATTGCGCTGCTGATGCCTGTTATTTTGACAGGTCTGCTGCCGCTGCTGCTTGCTTATATCATTGGAAGCGGCATGCTGCTTGCCGTTTCTGTCATATTGACTGCAGGTGGTATCGGCGATTGGCTGGTTTTCCGCAGTTTGATGAAATACGATGCCAGTCAGCAAATATTGGATCACCCGACCAAAGTAGGGTACTTTATTTATACAAATGCATCAGAAGGTAAAGAGGAAACAACATAA
- a CDS encoding quercetin 2,3-dioxygenase produces the protein MITIQKQAAPSQKQAYLLRDSNGERQLINKQVIKILADAKSTGNLFGLVQITGSKGEESPLHLHHTQHEAIYVTDGLLQLTINNKKHMLASGDYAHLPAGTVHQYVLLRNRTKFYSFTTGGYHADLYRELGETHAYMEPLTGTATSSITSKELDKLDDFDIRLVDESMQGPQAIVLQEGGELPDTSTPYVIEAGAGEGMLAADQLFTFLATQATTDEQFLALTTEGYPGEAIPPHYHEKHTECFLCLEGRMTMWAGDEEFHLEKGDFLHVPANTEHSFKLDSPYTKFIGFLASGLFEQFFRLLGEPYAYSELPKQPGAFSFQRVLENIDELDLKFPQR, from the coding sequence ATGATTACGATACAAAAGCAAGCTGCTCCAAGCCAAAAACAAGCCTATTTACTACGCGATAGCAATGGGGAACGTCAATTAATAAACAAGCAAGTTATTAAAATTCTTGCTGATGCAAAGAGCACCGGAAATCTTTTTGGACTGGTGCAGATTACTGGCAGTAAAGGAGAAGAATCACCTCTTCACCTGCATCATACACAGCATGAAGCAATCTATGTAACGGATGGGTTACTTCAGTTAACAATTAATAATAAAAAGCACATGCTTGCTTCCGGTGACTATGCCCATCTTCCTGCCGGCACAGTACACCAATATGTTTTATTACGAAATCGTACAAAGTTCTATTCCTTCACCACCGGAGGCTATCATGCAGACCTATATCGTGAACTTGGGGAAACACATGCATATATGGAGCCACTAACCGGAACTGCCACCTCTTCTATTACATCGAAGGAATTAGACAAGCTAGATGATTTTGATATCCGCCTTGTCGACGAATCGATGCAAGGACCGCAAGCTATTGTCCTGCAAGAGGGAGGAGAATTGCCAGATACCAGTACTCCTTATGTCATAGAAGCCGGCGCCGGGGAAGGCATGCTAGCCGCCGACCAGCTGTTCACATTTCTTGCAACACAAGCAACTACTGACGAACAGTTTCTTGCTTTGACGACAGAAGGTTACCCCGGTGAAGCCATTCCTCCCCATTACCACGAAAAGCACACCGAATGCTTCCTTTGTCTCGAAGGGCGAATGACCATGTGGGCAGGCGACGAAGAATTTCATTTGGAGAAGGGCGACTTCCTTCACGTCCCAGCTAACACAGAGCATTCTTTCAAGCTGGACAGTCCTTACACAAAGTTCATTGGGTTTCTTGCGTCCGGTCTATTTGAGCAGTTTTTCCGTCTTCTTGGAGAACCATATGCATATAGTGAACTACCTAAGCAGCCCGGTGCATTCTCTTTTCAGCGCGTGTTGGAAAACATCGATGAATTAGATCTTAAATTCCCCCAGAGGTAA
- a CDS encoding glycoside hydrolase family 127 protein, producing MNEPIHAGVEKSNNVTVTDAFWRNYKRIVAEQVIPYQWKALNDELPDTVPSHAIENFRIAAGEAEGEFFGTVFQDSDVAKWLETVAYSLRSFPNANLEKTADDVIALLERAQAEDGYLNTYYMLVEPDHRWSNLRDNHELYCAGHLIEAAVAYYQTTGKRAFLDVMEKYVQLIQQVFGDEDGKLQGYPGHPEIELALLRLYDVTGKREHLDLAVYFIEQRGQQPHYFDIEKEQRQAVNRPKTWNDDHTNFGLGYAYMQAHKPVREQEEAVGHVVRAMYLYTAMADLAQRTDDNQLREICDKLWDDVTKRKLYITAGLGSAVNGEAFTDAYDLPNDSMYCETCASIGLVFWAKKMLELAPDRKYADVLERAIYNGTISGMDLDGKRFFYVNPLEVNAYQTGRKDQEHVKQERQKWYACACCPPNLARMIASIEDYAYTTTGDTLYTHLYMAGNVAANVGKTQVKLTQMHQYPWDGKLTITVETEGAFKLAFRIPGWSSGVSASVNREAISVDDLQSGYLVLDRTWKIGDQIELLLPMPVERVYSNSKAGMNQGQVALQRGPIVYCLEEIDNGNNLAGLRLPRQVAFKTENDENFLNGVVTLGADARRITRTENLYQTNAPEATHRTIRAIPYFAWGNRGFGEMRVWVHELVD from the coding sequence TTGAATGAACCGATACATGCAGGTGTGGAAAAGTCGAACAACGTAACGGTGACGGATGCTTTTTGGCGAAACTATAAGCGAATCGTGGCCGAGCAGGTTATCCCGTATCAATGGAAAGCATTGAATGATGAATTGCCAGATACTGTTCCGAGTCATGCGATTGAGAATTTCCGAATTGCGGCTGGAGAAGCAGAGGGAGAATTTTTCGGAACCGTATTTCAGGATAGTGATGTGGCGAAATGGCTGGAAACAGTTGCATACAGCTTGCGGAGCTTTCCGAATGCAAATTTAGAAAAGACAGCTGATGATGTAATTGCTTTACTGGAAAGAGCGCAGGCGGAAGATGGTTATCTGAATACGTATTATATGCTTGTCGAACCCGATCACCGTTGGTCTAACTTGCGCGATAACCACGAGTTGTACTGTGCGGGGCATTTGATTGAGGCGGCAGTTGCTTATTATCAAACAACTGGCAAGCGTGCCTTTTTAGATGTGATGGAAAAGTATGTACAGCTCATTCAGCAAGTATTCGGAGATGAAGATGGTAAGCTGCAAGGCTATCCAGGTCATCCGGAAATTGAGCTGGCATTGCTTCGTCTATATGATGTGACGGGTAAGCGGGAACATCTTGATCTGGCTGTTTACTTTATTGAGCAGAGAGGACAGCAGCCGCATTATTTTGATATCGAAAAGGAACAGCGGCAGGCGGTGAATCGGCCTAAGACGTGGAATGATGATCATACGAATTTTGGGCTTGGGTATGCTTACATGCAGGCGCATAAGCCGGTGCGGGAGCAGGAAGAAGCAGTCGGTCATGTTGTGCGGGCAATGTATTTATATACAGCGATGGCTGACTTGGCCCAACGGACAGATGATAATCAGTTGCGGGAGATTTGTGACAAGCTATGGGATGATGTGACAAAGCGGAAGTTGTACATTACTGCTGGACTTGGATCGGCTGTGAACGGAGAAGCGTTTACAGATGCATACGATCTGCCAAATGACAGTATGTACTGTGAAACGTGCGCATCCATTGGTCTTGTATTCTGGGCAAAGAAAATGCTCGAGCTTGCGCCAGACCGCAAGTATGCCGACGTACTGGAGCGAGCGATTTATAATGGAACAATCAGCGGCATGGACTTGGACGGGAAGCGATTTTTCTACGTGAATCCTTTAGAAGTAAATGCGTACCAGACAGGGCGTAAAGATCAAGAGCATGTTAAGCAAGAGCGACAGAAATGGTATGCATGCGCCTGCTGTCCGCCGAATTTAGCACGAATGATTGCATCAATTGAAGATTATGCTTATACAACGACTGGGGACACCCTTTATACGCATCTGTATATGGCGGGAAATGTGGCAGCAAACGTTGGGAAGACGCAAGTAAAACTGACGCAAATGCATCAGTACCCTTGGGATGGCAAACTAACCATTACAGTAGAAACAGAAGGAGCCTTTAAGCTAGCGTTTCGTATCCCTGGATGGAGCAGTGGTGTATCTGCATCTGTGAATCGTGAAGCTATTTCTGTCGATGACTTGCAGAGTGGATACCTGGTGCTAGATCGAACATGGAAAATAGGGGATCAGATTGAATTGCTGCTCCCGATGCCTGTAGAGCGAGTCTATAGCAATTCGAAAGCAGGGATGAATCAAGGGCAGGTGGCACTTCAGCGAGGTCCAATTGTATATTGTTTAGAGGAGATAGACAACGGCAATAATCTGGCTGGACTTCGCCTCCCGCGCCAAGTTGCTTTCAAGACAGAAAACGACGAAAACTTCCTGAACGGCGTCGTTACACTAGGAGCAGATGCGCGTCGAATTACGAGGACGGAAAACCTATATCAGACGAATGCACCTGAAGCAACACATAGAACGATTCGAGCTATTCCGTACTTTGCATGGGGAAATCGAGGATTTGGCGAGATGCGTGTATGGGTGCATGAGCTTGTAGATTAA